The following is a genomic window from Pseudomonadota bacterium.
GGGTTAATTGTGGGTGTAGCCGGGTTTGATATAAGTCTCATTGAGTATTACAACGAGACAAAAAGTTCACTTACCCTTACCAATATATGGATCGGACTTGTAAGCGCTTTTGTCTTCGGTGTACTTGTTGCCATTGCCGGGTGTTTACGGGGGATGCAGTGCGGACGGAGCGCTTCAGCGGTTGGTGACGCCACGACATCAGCAGTAGTGACAGGCATCGTAAGCATTGTTGTTGCAACGGCAGTGATTACAGTGGTTTGTAATGTGCTGGGTATATAGTAAAACATAGGGTTCAAGGGGCCGAGGGTAAAGTAAAAAGAGTCAAGGGAACGAAGAATAGGGTTCAAGGGTGTAACTGAGGTGTTGAAGAGCTATAAAGAACTGCAAGTCTGGCAGAAAGGATACAAACTCTGTTTAGATATATACAGGATAACAAAGCATTTTCCTAAAGAAGAACAATACGGGTTGACAGCGCAGATGAGAATATCTGCGGTTTCAATCCCATCTAATATTGCTGAGGGCTATGGAAGAAAATCACGGAAAGAATACATTCAGTTGTTGTATGTTGCATACGGCTCAATGTGTGAATTGGAAACACAGCTATCGATATCAAAGGATTTGGGGTATATCGATACTAAAAATGCAGTTAGTGTTCAACAGGGAATTGGTGACGTAGAAAGGATGTTAAAAACACTCATTAAGTCTTTAGAGGCTAAGCCATGACCCAATCTCCCCTTGACCCCTCGACCCCTCGAACCCTCGAACCCTGCCTTTCCGATCCTCACATTATTGTGAGAGATCTTACCATGGCTTATGGAACGAATGTGATTCAACGCGATCTTACTTTTAATGTGAACCGCGGGGATATTTTTATTATTATGGGAGGAAGCGGGTGTGGTAAGAGCACACTTTTGAGACACCTTATCGGACTTCAGACACCGGCAAAGGGTCAGGTATTTTATGGAGATGTGAGCCTATGGGATATGGACCCCGATGAACGGGAGCGTTTTATGAGACGTTTCGGGATTCTCTATCAGAGCGGTGCCCTCTGGAGTTCTATGACCCTTGCAGAGAACATAGGGCTTACGCTTGAAGAATATACAGTCCTCAGTCATTCTGAGATTAGCGAGATTGCGTCGTTTAAGCTTGCCCTTGTGGGTCTTGCAGGATTTGAAGACTATTACCCTTCAGAGATAAGCGGCGGCATGAAAAAGCGGGCCGGGCTTGCACGTGCAATGGCTCTTGATCCTGAGATACTTTTTTTTGATGAACCATCAGCAGGGCTTGACCCTATCAGCGCCCGTCTTCTCGATGATCTCATCCTTGAGCTGCGCGACAGCCTTGGATCTACGATTGTTGTGGTGACCCATGAACTGGCCAGTATCTTTGCAATAGGAAATAACTCAGTTTTTCTCGATGGTGAAACAAAGACGATGATTGCAACGGGAGATCCAAAGAAGCTTCTTGCAGAATGCAGGAATCCAACGGTTCATGCCTTCCTCACGAGAGGAGAACCGGATAAAGAGATGATGAGAGAAAACCGTGGAGGAGGAAAAACAAATCATGAGCAAACCCGCCAGTAAAACACTGATCGGTGCTTTTGTAATAGGTGCAATCTCACTTGCCGTGATAGCGGTTGTTGCTTTCGGCTCAGGAAGGTTCTTCGTTAAGAAATTACCCCTGGTTATGTATTTTGAGGGCTCTGTTGCCGGGCTCAATGTGGGTTCCCCCGTTGTGTTCCGTGGAGTTAGGATAGGCTCTGTTAAAAACATTATCCTGCGTTTTGAGACAGAAGATCTGTCGTTTATTATCCCGGTTTATGTAGAATTAGACCCGCGGAAGGTTGTTCATGTGGGGGTGATTTCCGACGATGAAGAGATTTATCAGGCACTCATTAAGAAAGGGCTCCGTGCTACACTTGAGCTTCAAAGTATGGTCACGGGCCAGCTTATGATCAATCTTGACTTTCATCCCGGCAAACCGGCAAAATTCGTAGGTCTTGACAAGCGTTACTCCGAGATTCCCACCATCAAATCGGGTCTTGAGCAACTTTTAGAGAGCGCCGACGACATTTCGCTCAAAGAGCTCTTCAGCAAGCTCCTCCATGCAATCGAGGGGGTCGACAAGGCCGTCAATTCTCCTCATCTGGCATCAAGCCTTGAGACTTTGAGCGCTGGTTTAAAGGATGCGAAGAGGATACTTTCGAAGATTGACAATGAGATTGATCCTGTCCTGGAAAATGTCAAAGTCAGTTCTCAATCGATTCGGGAAATCTTTAAAAAAGGTGAAGATGTTCCTGCCCAGATCGGGCAGACCTTGCTTATTATCCAGAATACCCTGAAGCAGGCCGAGAATACGTTGCACTCAGTCCAGGGTCTTGCTTCGGAGAATTCAACGGTTGTCCTTGAGGTTGACAACACCTTGAAAGAAGTTTCTGATACTGCCCGTTCTGTCAGGTTCCTCAGCGATTACCTTCAGCGTTATCCTGAATCCCTCATCTGGGGGAAGAAGCCATTAAAAGGAGAATAGCCATGATACGTATCCTGCCCATTATCATTATGATATCCCTTCTTCTTGGTTGCAGCAGTACTTCACCGCCTCCAAAGTTTTATACCCTGAGTTCTCTTGTTTCTCCCAAAACCGCCGAATTCTTCCCTTCAAGAAGCGATACACTTGTTATCGGCATTGGCCCTGTGGAGATTCCCGATTACCTTGATAAACCACAGATTGTGACCCGCACCGCCACGAACGAATTGTTAATCTCCGAATTCAACCTCTGGGGCGGCTCCCTCAAAATGGACGTCACGAGGGTGCTCATAGAGAACATATCCTCGTTCCTCGGATCAGAACCGGTTACTATTGTTACCTGGAGAGCCCATGTCTCCGGTTCTTACAGAATCCCCATTTATCTCTTCCGTCT
Proteins encoded in this region:
- a CDS encoding four helix bundle protein is translated as MKSYKELQVWQKGYKLCLDIYRITKHFPKEEQYGLTAQMRISAVSIPSNIAEGYGRKSRKEYIQLLYVAYGSMCELETQLSISKDLGYIDTKNAVSVQQGIGDVERMLKTLIKSLEAKP
- a CDS encoding PqiC family protein; its protein translation is MIRILPIIIMISLLLGCSSTSPPPKFYTLSSLVSPKTAEFFPSRSDTLVIGIGPVEIPDYLDKPQIVTRTATNELLISEFNLWGGSLKMDVTRVLIENISSFLGSEPVTIVTWRAHVSGSYRIPIYLFRLDATPDGTILLRAKWGIVAKDGITVESIRESSITKPVKGKEYNDTVNAMSDVLADLSKEIASAIKAVVSKAD
- a CDS encoding ATP-binding cassette domain-containing protein; the protein is MTQSPLDPSTPRTLEPCLSDPHIIVRDLTMAYGTNVIQRDLTFNVNRGDIFIIMGGSGCGKSTLLRHLIGLQTPAKGQVFYGDVSLWDMDPDERERFMRRFGILYQSGALWSSMTLAENIGLTLEEYTVLSHSEISEIASFKLALVGLAGFEDYYPSEISGGMKKRAGLARAMALDPEILFFDEPSAGLDPISARLLDDLILELRDSLGSTIVVVTHELASIFAIGNNSVFLDGETKTMIATGDPKKLLAECRNPTVHAFLTRGEPDKEMMRENRGGGKTNHEQTRQ
- a CDS encoding MlaD family protein; its protein translation is MSKPASKTLIGAFVIGAISLAVIAVVAFGSGRFFVKKLPLVMYFEGSVAGLNVGSPVVFRGVRIGSVKNIILRFETEDLSFIIPVYVELDPRKVVHVGVISDDEEIYQALIKKGLRATLELQSMVTGQLMINLDFHPGKPAKFVGLDKRYSEIPTIKSGLEQLLESADDISLKELFSKLLHAIEGVDKAVNSPHLASSLETLSAGLKDAKRILSKIDNEIDPVLENVKVSSQSIREIFKKGEDVPAQIGQTLLIIQNTLKQAENTLHSVQGLASENSTVVLEVDNTLKEVSDTARSVRFLSDYLQRYPESLIWGKKPLKGE